CGCCTTCTTCTTGGACGACAGCGCCTCGTCATAATCCGGGCCGTGGAAGATCGACGCGGTATGGCCGTTGGTGCCCATGCCGAGCCAGACCAGATCCGGCGGCCACTTCAGATCGGACAGTCGCACGTCCGCCGCATCGCCGGCCTGGCGCACGCCGAGATTGGCGGACGCGATCGGCAGCACCCGCGCGCCCAGCGGCAGGAAGTTCTTGGCAAGCAGATTGGCGTTGCTCAGCGGATCGGTGACATCGACCAGCCGATCGTCGCCGGGCACGATCGTCACGCGCTTCCACGGGAATTTCTGCGCCTTCAGTTTCTCGAACACCGGGATCGGCGACTTGCCGCCCGGCAGCACGAGCAGGCACTCGTTGCGCGCGTCGATCGCGCTTTCGATGATGAATCCGATATCACCGGCAAGCTGTTCGGCCAGCGCGTCGGCATCCTCGTAATCCCACCATTCGGCCTCAATCATTCCAATGCACTCCATCGCGTTCGGTGAGGGCGATCGCGGCGGATGGCCCCCATGTCCCCGCTCCATAGGGACGCGGCGTGACATTGGCAGCCTCCCATCCGTCACGAATCGCGTCGATCCATTCCCACTGCGCCTCCACCTCGTCGCGGCGAACGAACAATGTGGGATCGCCCTCGATCAGATCGAGCAGCAGGCGTTCATAGGCGATGCGGCGGCGGAAGCCGGCGAAGGCGGTGGTGAGCGAGAGATCGAGCGGCACTTCGCGCAGGCGGATGCCCTCGCGATCGAGGCCCGGTTCCTTGGCCATCATCGTCAGCCGAATATTCTCCTCGGGCTGCAGGCGAATGACCAGCTTGTTCGATTGCAGCACCGCGCCGCGCCCGGCGAAGATCGAGTGCGGCACCTCGCGGAACTGGATCACGATCTCGCTATGGCGGTGCGGCAGGCGCTTGCCGGTGCGCAGGTAGAAGGGCACGCCATGCCAGCGCCAATTGTCGACATGTGCCTTCACCGCCACGAACGTCTCGGTCGTCGAGGGCTGCTGGAGCTCGTCGATATAGCCGGGCACGGACTTTCCGGCGACCGCGCCTTCGCTATATTGGCCGGTGACGGTGTGGGTCGCCGCGGTGGCGCGATCGATCGGGCGCAGCGATCGCAGCACCTTGACCTTCTCGTCGCGCACCGAGCGCGGGCCGAAGCGGGCAGGGGGCTCCATCGCCACCAGCGCAAGCAGCTGGAGCATATGGTTCTGCACCATGTCGCGCAGCGCGCCGACGCCGTCATAATAAGATACGCGGCCCTCGAGGCCGACCGTCTCGGACACCGTGATCTGGACATGCTCGATATTCTCGGCATTCCACAGCGGCTCGAACAGGCGGTTGCCGAAGCGCAGCGCGAGCAGATTCTGCACCGTCTCCTTGCCGAGATAATGATCGATCCGGAAGGTCTGCCCCTCGGAATAGGCATCGGCGACGGCATCGTTGATCACGGCGGACGAGGCGAGATCGTGGCCGAGCGGCTTTTCGAGGCCGATGCGGACATTGGGGCCATCGAGGCCCGCCAGCTTGAGCCCGGCGATGGTCGATCCGAACAGCGACGGCGCGGTCGAGAGATAGATGGCGGTGTGCTGGTTATATTCGCTGCCCATCACCTCGCTGAGCGCCGAGAAGCTCTCGGGCTTGGAGGCATCGAGAGGCACGTAATGCAGCCGATCGAGGAAGGACGGAATCGCCTCGGGCTTGCGCGCATCGGCGGAAAGGAACTTTTCGAGCGCCTCGGCCGCGACCGCGCGGAAGCCCTCATCGTCCAGATCGGAGCGCGCCGTACCGATGATCTTGAGATCCGGCGCGATCAATTCCTCGGCGTGGAGCGAGAAGAGCGACGGCAGCAGCATCCGCTGCGACAGATCGCCCGTCGCACCGAACAGCAACAGTCGGGTGGCGGACTGGAGGGACGAGGGCGGGGTCCGGGAGAAACTTTCGATCATGCAGGCTCCATCGGCTGCGGCTTCTGACGAGCGTTGCACTCCTTTGGAGCAGGTGGCTAGAAAAGGCTAGATGGCAGCGCTGTCGTTTTGCGCCCTCGATATGGAGATCGGCTTGCCCCGGGGAAAGCCCCGCCATGCCGCAATCCCCGTGCCCCCACCTGCGGGGAGCACGGGTCGGCCGGTCAGCGCCGTTCGGCGGCCGTCTTCTCGCGCAGCGCCTTGAATTCCGAATCGGCGTTCCAGCTCGGCCATTCGCGCGACCAGGCGAGTCGCCGGCCAAGCGCATAGAGCAGGTTCACATCCTGCGCCGCGCCGCGCAGATCCCAGTCCGCCGACCAGGTGTCGCAGGTCTGATGATAGCAATGCGCGGTATAGTCGGTGACCCATTTGTCGCCGGCTGCCCGGCCGCCGGCGACGAGATCTGCGCCGCCGCCGGCGCCCATCATCAGCAAGGTCGGCACGCCGCGCTTGGCGAGCGAGAAATGGTCGGCGCGGTAGAACAGGCCACGCTCCGGCTTGCTGTCCGGCGTGATCGTGCGGCCCTGCCCCTGGGCGACGTCGGCCAGATCATGGTCGAGGCTGTCCTGCCCGGCGCCGATCAGCACGACATCCCTGGCGGGGCCTGCGGTCTGGAGGATGTCGATGGTCAGCACGCCCACCGTCTTGGCGACCGGGAAGACCGGATTCTGGGCGTAATA
This genomic window from Sphingomonas abietis contains:
- the pgl gene encoding 6-phosphogluconolactonase, whose product is MIEAEWWDYEDADALAEQLAGDIGFIIESAIDARNECLLVLPGGKSPIPVFEKLKAQKFPWKRVTIVPGDDRLVDVTDPLSNANLLAKNFLPLGARVLPIASANLGVRQAGDAADVRLSDLKWPPDLVWLGMGTNGHTASIFHGPDYDEALSSKKKAIGLTPDPLPPEAPVARVTLTRSAILSARSIVITIDGDEKKRVLEEALEQGEASEWPIGRVLAGAEQSIDIHWRQK
- the zwf gene encoding glucose-6-phosphate dehydrogenase; this encodes MIESFSRTPPSSLQSATRLLLFGATGDLSQRMLLPSLFSLHAEELIAPDLKIIGTARSDLDDEGFRAVAAEALEKFLSADARKPEAIPSFLDRLHYVPLDASKPESFSALSEVMGSEYNQHTAIYLSTAPSLFGSTIAGLKLAGLDGPNVRIGLEKPLGHDLASSAVINDAVADAYSEGQTFRIDHYLGKETVQNLLALRFGNRLFEPLWNAENIEHVQITVSETVGLEGRVSYYDGVGALRDMVQNHMLQLLALVAMEPPARFGPRSVRDEKVKVLRSLRPIDRATAATHTVTGQYSEGAVAGKSVPGYIDELQQPSTTETFVAVKAHVDNWRWHGVPFYLRTGKRLPHRHSEIVIQFREVPHSIFAGRGAVLQSNKLVIRLQPEENIRLTMMAKEPGLDREGIRLREVPLDLSLTTAFAGFRRRIAYERLLLDLIEGDPTLFVRRDEVEAQWEWIDAIRDGWEAANVTPRPYGAGTWGPSAAIALTERDGVHWND